A genomic segment from Candidatus Bathyarchaeota archaeon encodes:
- a CDS encoding Hsp20/alpha crystallin family protein, translated as MSWDDFPSWFRKRRSNFFKDWFFEDIDEVMKDMDRMMEESLRRFTDKAPKDLVREKISSDGSKIKEMGPFVYGYSMTIGPDGKPEIREFGNIKPGLKPSGYSFEPRRSIDVKGEREPLVDVMSDEDNVKVIVELPGVEKKDVKLGLTTTALTIDVDTESRKYYKELELPAEVDPESAKSSYKNGVLEVSFSKLKQKSKGYSLKID; from the coding sequence ATGTCTTGGGATGATTTTCCATCATGGTTTAGAAAAAGACGTTCAAATTTCTTTAAAGATTGGTTCTTTGAAGATATCGATGAAGTCATGAAAGATATGGACCGGATGATGGAAGAAAGCCTTAGGAGATTTACAGATAAAGCACCGAAGGATCTTGTACGTGAAAAAATAAGTTCTGATGGAAGTAAGATAAAAGAGATGGGGCCATTTGTCTATGGATATTCTATGACGATAGGTCCTGATGGAAAACCAGAGATAAGAGAGTTCGGAAATATTAAACCGGGTCTAAAGCCTTCAGGATACAGCTTTGAACCAAGGCGGAGCATCGATGTAAAGGGTGAGAGAGAACCTTTAGTAGATGTGATGTCTGATGAAGACAATGTTAAGGTAATAGTCGAATTACCTGGAGTTGAAAAGAAAGATGTCAAGTTGGGCTTAACAACGACTGCATTGACCATAGATGTTGATACCGAGAGTAGGAAATATTACAAAGAACTCGAACTACCGGCTGAAGTAGATCCTGAAAGTGCAAAAAGTTCCTATAAAAATGGAGTGCTTGAAGTAAGTTTCTCCAAACTTAAGCAAAAGTCCAAAGGATATTCACTGAAGATAGATTAG
- the cimA gene encoding citramalate synthase codes for MPKQIIDTRAFSNKILQTKVNNLKENEIKIYDTTLRDGNQGFGVNFSIEDKLKIARKLSDFGVHYIEGGWPSSTNVTEIDFFKKVKLEAIKSKITAVGMTRRPKVKAKDDGGLKALIETKADCITIVGKSWKLHVNRVLETTLEENIAMISDSISYLKNNGYKVFFDAEHYFDGFKEDKEYASMTVKAAQDAGAAEIILCDTRGSSLPDQIYEITSATKKITQIPIGIHAHNDRGLATANSLFAFMAGATHFQGTVNGIGERCGNANLVEFVGNLEFSLGIRTGLNLEMLTSLSDYVYEISNQDRNHYLPFVGKYAFAHKGGIHGHAVSKISEAYESMDPSTIGNERSIVVSSQAGLANIISKGKEFGFDLKKNDPKAIEILKEIKTMEASGYNFENANASLNLIYAKVLGKKLDYFNLVNWRAFVIGDEGNIFSEGVVKLSMDGRTVMTAAEGNGPVNAFDIALKKALESYYPELSEVSLTGYRVREINVEKGTAAAVQVFIEFKAKRERWSTVGVSANILEASEEALIAGYLYYLYKQRENSKSK; via the coding sequence GTGCCGAAGCAAATAATAGATACTAGAGCATTTTCTAATAAAATATTGCAAACGAAGGTCAATAATCTGAAAGAGAATGAAATAAAGATCTACGATACTACTTTAAGAGATGGAAACCAAGGATTTGGAGTAAATTTTTCTATTGAAGACAAGCTGAAAATAGCTAGAAAATTATCTGATTTTGGCGTTCATTATATCGAAGGGGGCTGGCCGAGCTCCACAAATGTAACAGAAATAGATTTTTTCAAGAAAGTTAAGCTTGAAGCTATCAAATCCAAAATCACAGCGGTTGGAATGACACGAAGACCTAAGGTCAAGGCTAAAGATGATGGGGGATTAAAGGCCTTAATTGAGACAAAGGCAGATTGCATAACTATAGTGGGCAAATCCTGGAAACTACATGTGAACAGAGTTCTAGAGACCACCCTAGAAGAGAACATAGCGATGATCTCGGATTCGATAAGTTATTTGAAAAATAATGGCTATAAAGTATTCTTTGATGCGGAGCATTATTTTGATGGGTTTAAAGAAGATAAAGAATATGCTTCGATGACTGTTAAAGCTGCTCAAGATGCAGGAGCTGCTGAGATAATATTATGCGATACAAGAGGAAGTTCTCTACCTGATCAGATATATGAGATTACATCAGCTACTAAGAAAATTACCCAAATACCAATAGGAATCCATGCCCATAATGATAGAGGGTTGGCCACTGCAAACTCCCTCTTTGCATTCATGGCAGGTGCAACTCATTTTCAAGGTACTGTAAACGGTATTGGAGAAAGATGTGGTAATGCCAACTTAGTTGAATTTGTTGGCAATCTAGAATTCAGCTTAGGAATAAGAACTGGCTTAAATTTAGAGATGCTCACTAGCCTTTCAGATTATGTTTACGAGATCTCAAACCAAGATAGAAATCATTACTTGCCATTTGTTGGAAAATATGCTTTTGCACATAAAGGCGGAATTCATGGACATGCAGTTTCAAAAATATCTGAAGCTTATGAAAGCATGGATCCTTCTACAATAGGAAATGAAAGATCTATAGTCGTCTCTTCACAAGCTGGTCTTGCAAACATCATTTCTAAAGGAAAAGAGTTTGGATTTGATTTGAAAAAAAATGACCCAAAGGCAATAGAGATTCTGAAAGAAATAAAAACTATGGAAGCTTCAGGTTATAATTTTGAAAATGCTAATGCAAGTTTAAATCTCATCTATGCTAAAGTACTGGGTAAGAAACTTGACTACTTTAACTTAGTTAACTGGAGGGCCTTTGTAATTGGAGACGAGGGCAATATATTTTCTGAAGGTGTTGTAAAACTTTCCATGGATGGCAGAACAGTAATGACAGCAGCTGAAGGAAATGGTCCTGTCAATGCATTTGATATTGCTTTGAAGAAAGCTTTGGAATCCTACTATCCAGAGTTATCAGAAGTCAGTCTAACCGGATATAGAGTTAGAGAGATAAATGTAGAAAAAGGGACAGCAGCTGCAGTTCAAGTCTTTATAGAATTCAAAGCAAAAAGAGAAAGATGGTCTACTGTAGGAGTCTCAGCCAATATCTTAGAAGCGAGTGAGGAGGCTCTTATTGCTGGGTATCTTTATTACCTTTACAAGCAAAGGGAAAATTCCAAGTCTAAATGA
- a CDS encoding DedA family protein, protein MVTGKLFTDYFENLANENNFFLSPIGLFIITFIEASFSPIPPEALLIPLCIIDPENAIFYGIIATIASVLGALLGYWIGLKGGRPLARRFVKPNLMKSAENYFNNYGAWAIGLAALTPIPFKVFTITAGTLRFKSIPKFILASAIGRAGRFIPESIFLMLYGRTILDFMLSTFQIMILVIVAFIAFLILFIKKFGLRLNL, encoded by the coding sequence TTGGTAACTGGAAAATTGTTTACTGATTATTTTGAAAATTTAGCTAATGAAAATAATTTCTTTCTTTCACCTATTGGACTTTTTATTATAACATTTATTGAAGCTTCCTTTTCACCGATCCCACCTGAGGCTCTTTTAATTCCCCTATGCATTATCGATCCAGAAAACGCAATTTTTTATGGAATAATAGCGACAATAGCATCGGTTCTAGGAGCTTTACTTGGTTATTGGATAGGGCTAAAAGGCGGAAGGCCCTTGGCAAGAAGATTTGTAAAGCCTAATTTAATGAAATCAGCTGAAAATTATTTCAATAATTATGGCGCATGGGCCATAGGATTAGCAGCACTTACACCTATACCGTTTAAAGTTTTTACCATTACTGCTGGGACTCTAAGGTTTAAGAGCATCCCTAAATTCATTTTGGCATCAGCTATAGGTAGGGCTGGAAGATTTATTCCAGAATCAATTTTTCTAATGCTTTATGGAAGGACGATATTGGATTTTATGCTAAGCACCTTCCAGATAATGATTCTTGTAATAGTGGCTTTCATAGCTTTCTTAATATTATTTATCAAAAAGTTCGGTTTAAGATTGAACTTGTGA
- a CDS encoding pyridoxal phosphate-dependent aminotransferase, whose product MISDKLKGVSPSLTLGIAAKAKKMRKEGAHVINLSAGEPDFPTPENVKKAAIKALDDNFTYYTPTSGITELKEAIAEKLGSFNNVNYGPEQISIACGGKHSLFNIMQAILNPGDEVLLPVPYWVSYPEQIKLADAKPVFVPTDNHYKIRAEFLEEKITERTKLIILNSPSNPAGTICDESELNKISQIVLDNNLFIISDEVYEAFVYDDNKHISIASLNQEIYSKTIISNAFSKTYSMTGWRVGYTAGPSELINAINRFQGHVTSNPTSIAQKAALEALLGSQDCVKKMVDAFDKRRKYMVERLNEIAGLESTLPEGAFYAFPKIKSLDIPSIEFAEKLLDDAKVALVPGIAFGLDESLRLSYAVSQKDIEEGLNRIEDFCDKLE is encoded by the coding sequence ATGATATCAGATAAATTGAAAGGTGTCTCACCAAGCTTAACCCTTGGGATAGCTGCAAAAGCTAAGAAGATGCGAAAAGAAGGCGCACATGTAATAAATCTTAGTGCTGGAGAGCCAGATTTCCCTACGCCTGAGAATGTGAAAAAAGCTGCTATTAAAGCTTTAGATGATAATTTCACCTACTATACGCCAACTTCTGGAATTACTGAGCTTAAGGAAGCGATTGCAGAAAAATTAGGATCATTCAATAATGTAAATTACGGGCCAGAACAGATCTCGATTGCTTGCGGAGGCAAACACAGCTTATTTAATATAATGCAGGCAATTCTAAATCCTGGTGATGAAGTTCTTCTTCCAGTACCCTATTGGGTTAGTTATCCTGAGCAGATAAAGTTAGCAGATGCTAAGCCAGTATTTGTTCCAACTGATAATCATTACAAAATTCGTGCTGAGTTTTTGGAAGAAAAAATCACAGAGCGTACGAAGCTTATCATTCTAAACTCTCCTTCTAATCCTGCTGGGACTATTTGTGATGAATCTGAATTGAATAAGATATCACAGATCGTTCTTGATAACAATCTATTCATAATTTCAGATGAAGTATACGAAGCTTTTGTCTATGATGATAATAAGCACATAAGCATAGCTTCTTTAAACCAAGAAATATACTCAAAGACAATAATCTCAAATGCCTTCTCTAAAACATATTCCATGACTGGTTGGAGAGTTGGATACACTGCAGGCCCTTCAGAACTGATCAACGCTATTAATCGTTTTCAAGGCCATGTTACAAGCAATCCAACTAGCATAGCTCAAAAAGCTGCTCTTGAGGCTTTGTTGGGCTCTCAGGACTGTGTAAAAAAGATGGTTGACGCATTCGATAAGAGAAGGAAATATATGGTTGAGAGATTGAATGAAATTGCTGGCTTAGAATCCACTCTGCCTGAAGGTGCCTTTTATGCATTCCCCAAGATCAAAAGTCTAGATATACCCTCAATAGAATTCGCAGAAAAATTACTTGATGACGCAAAAGTAGCATTAGTACCTGGAATTGCTTTCGGTCTTGATGAGAGTCTGAGATTAAGTTATGCTGTTTCCCAAAAGGATATTGAAGAAGGCCTTAATAGAATAGAGGATTTCTGTGACAAACTAGAGTAA
- a CDS encoding ABC transporter substrate-binding protein: MSDEQKISRRSFLQTAAAGVIGVGVGAGIGYGVSRMAAPPPELITEPTKPVKDVPKDPIKLGIISWFTGPAAMVGEAVHNAAEMTADVINTGGGILGREIEILKRDAGPTDVTVEAYRRYVLEDEVDLVVGDIGGSNANAITSHVENLKVPWFLQCSTTQAMVEEINPNPRFLFRSGEQNLAEPNIAAQVIAKEFPDAKKIGGINPDYVYGHEAMEYTMEALNKLAPHMESVIETWPQLYATDFSSQITAVLDAKPDVVITACWGGDFVTFAKQATAYGLFEQTKVVSILGSMALNSLTKDIVPPGVWMLQRDYYFELPPHNLYPLNKWFVEEYQRRYNKIPEFDVMQVFSAVFAYKQAIEKIYDLEESYPENEEICKMIQGSQVVSPAGHRTITKDGQFLNPLPYGRTIHDPKYPIATLDPETIGVVIPEYVYNPKSLPPVLEYPLGTGMNYSDWIATW; this comes from the coding sequence TTGTCTGATGAACAAAAAATTTCTAGAAGGAGCTTTCTTCAGACTGCAGCAGCAGGTGTAATAGGTGTAGGTGTCGGTGCAGGCATAGGTTACGGAGTTTCAAGGATGGCAGCCCCACCTCCTGAACTAATTACCGAACCCACAAAACCTGTAAAAGACGTACCCAAAGACCCTATCAAGCTAGGGATTATTTCTTGGTTTACAGGACCTGCGGCGATGGTAGGAGAAGCTGTTCACAATGCAGCTGAAATGACAGCAGATGTGATAAACACAGGCGGAGGAATTCTTGGAAGAGAAATTGAAATTCTAAAGCGAGATGCAGGGCCAACTGATGTTACCGTTGAAGCTTATAGAAGATACGTTCTAGAAGACGAGGTTGATCTCGTAGTTGGAGATATCGGTGGTTCAAATGCAAACGCGATTACTTCCCATGTTGAGAATCTAAAAGTACCTTGGTTCCTACAATGCTCAACAACTCAAGCGATGGTCGAGGAGATAAATCCAAATCCTAGATTCCTTTTCAGATCGGGTGAGCAAAATCTAGCAGAACCGAATATAGCTGCACAAGTAATAGCTAAAGAATTCCCAGATGCAAAGAAGATTGGAGGTATCAATCCAGATTATGTTTACGGTCACGAAGCTATGGAATATACTATGGAAGCACTGAATAAATTGGCCCCTCATATGGAGAGCGTAATCGAAACTTGGCCGCAATTATATGCTACAGACTTTTCATCTCAGATTACAGCAGTGCTGGATGCGAAACCTGATGTTGTTATCACTGCGTGCTGGGGAGGAGACTTTGTTACTTTTGCAAAGCAAGCAACAGCTTATGGATTATTTGAACAGACAAAAGTTGTTTCTATCCTTGGTTCAATGGCATTGAATTCACTCACAAAAGATATAGTTCCACCTGGAGTATGGATGTTACAACGTGATTATTATTTTGAGTTACCTCCTCATAATCTATATCCGCTTAACAAATGGTTCGTTGAGGAGTACCAAAGAAGATATAACAAAATCCCAGAATTTGATGTTATGCAGGTGTTTTCTGCGGTATTTGCTTACAAGCAAGCAATAGAAAAAATCTATGATCTTGAAGAAAGCTATCCTGAGAATGAAGAAATATGTAAGATGATACAAGGCTCTCAAGTTGTAAGTCCCGCTGGGCATAGGACTATCACAAAAGATGGACAGTTCCTGAATCCTTTACCTTATGGAAGAACAATCCACGATCCAAAATATCCGATAGCTACATTGGATCCAGAGACAATTGGCGTTGTAATACCTGAGTATGTTTACAATCCAAAATCGTTACCACCTGTACTAGAGTATCCTTTAGGTACTGGAATGAATTACTCTGATTGGATAGCAACATGGTGA